One window of Henckelia pumila isolate YLH828 unplaced genomic scaffold, ASM3356847v2 CTG_525:::fragment_3, whole genome shotgun sequence genomic DNA carries:
- the LOC140873199 gene encoding UBP1-associated protein 2B-like — translation MARKRKAPSSQQTREKKSKIIREEQEEESSGEEEEEEEEEEEEESSSGEEESESEESDDEDEGEEEEEEDDNSSSEDEENDEASKRATVRELLEPFGKDQIIDLLKEAGSKDASILAKIIKMADSDPIHRKIFIHGLGYDATSVQLVQAFKPFGEIEESKLIVDKNTGRAKGYAFVLFKTRAAAKKALKVPQKKIGSRNVSCQLAAVGSTTPASATQASEVGKWKIYVGNVGPTVAPEKLKAFFRRYGEIEDGPIGTDPATNLFKGFAVITYKSAEGYKKVLEEPIKVFDNCQLHCKKFVENHANKNNAALQSTASNANPPVSDLSYGGLGMNPGILGTNLTPAGYLMSQNPGIGLAGNAILAAGYNPAGLMTSGLSSSFGGMGSNYGMNSMSPSVMGHYGSQATFNGMGSFQSPQTGHSTAGTSTTAAADGRDSGNARKEPGMTSYFRR, via the coding sequence ATGGCGAGGAAACGTAAGGCCCCATCCTCACAACAAACTCGTGAGAAAAAATCCAAGATAATTCGCGAAGAACAAGAGGAGGAATCCTCcggtgaagaagaagaagaagaagaagaggaggaggaggaagaaTCGTCCTCAGGAGAAGAAGAATCTGAATCCGAAGAAAGCGATGATGAGGATGAGGgagaggaagaggaagaggaagacGATAACTCATCATCTGAGGACGAAGAAAACGACGAAGCATCGAAAAGAGCAACCGTTCGTGAGCTACTGGAACCTTTCGGAAAAGACCAAATCATAGACCTGCTTAAAGAGGCGGGCTCGAAGGACGCCTCGATTCTGGCCAAAATCATTAAAATGGCGGATTCTGACCCGATCCACCGGAAGATATTCATCCATGGGCTCGGGTATGACGCCACCTCGGTGCAGCTCGTCCAGGCCTTCAAACCATTCGGTGAAATCGAGGAGAGCAAGTTGATTGTTGATAAGAACACTGGTCGCGCGAAGGGCTACGCATTCGTGTTGTTCAAGACGAGGGCTGCTGCCAAAAAGGCTCTGAAAGTCCCGCAGAAGAAGATTGGAAGCAGGAACGTGTCCTGCCAACTGGCAGCTGTTGGCTCGACAACTCCTGCAAGTGCAACTCAGGCATCAGAAGTGGGGAAATGGAAGATTTATGTTGGAAATGTGGGGCCTACCGTGGCGCCTGAGAAGCTGAAGGCCTTCTTTCGGAGGTATGGTGAAATCGAGGACGGACCTATTGGGACGGATCCGGCCACAAATCTGTTCAAAGGCTTTGCTGTTATTACGTACAAGTCTGCCGAGGGGTACAAGAAGGTTTTGGAGGAGCCGATCAAAGTTTTTGATAATTGCCAATTGCATTGCAAGAAGTTTGTGGAAAATCATGCTAATAAAAACAATGCGGCACTGCAAAGTACCGCAAGTAATGCCAATCCTCCCGTTAGTGATCTTAGCTATGGTGGTTTAGGAATGAATCCAGGTATTTTGGGTACTAATTTGACCCCAGCTGGGTATTTGATGTCGCAAAATCCTGGGATTGGGTTGGCAGGGAATGCAATTCTGGCCGCAGGATATAATCCGGCTGGTTTAATGACATCTGGATTGAGTTCATCTTTTGGTGGGATGGGTTCGAATTATGGAATGAATAGCATGAGTCCTAGTGTGATGGGGCACTATGGATCACAAGCAACTTTTAATGGAATGGGGTCCTTCCAGAGTCCTCAAACAGGACATTCCACTGCAGGGACATCTACAACGGCTGCAGCCGATGGGAGAGATTCTGGAAATGCTAGAAAGGAACCCGGGATGACTTCTTATTTCCGACGCTAG
- the LOC140873290 gene encoding replication protein A 32 kDa subunit A-like produces MMFESSQNDASAINGGFISSQTSDPSPTSAKSRDNQPMYPATVKQLIEATPSADDKSGYLIDGVDVYNVKLVGMTYDKSERVTDVSFAIDDGTGRIGCHRWINDSQDTKEVEGLTDGTYVRVHGHLKSVKGRRQVVVYAIRPVTNYNEVATHFLECIHAHCSSPRIKNGVSVPSSSSLVIGTPKPNNPSSSTQVSHEYNLDGLGSIDKMVLDYLQQPLSLAQEKGIHRNEIAQKLKVSPEKIIEIMESLESEGLVYSTIDEFHYKSTAG; encoded by the exons ATGATGTTCGAGAGCAGCCAAAACGATGCATCAGCCATCAACGGCGGATTCATCTCTTCTCAAACGTCTGATCCATCCCCCACTTCAGCCAAG AGTCGTGATAATCAACCTATGTATCCCGCTACTGTGAAGCAACTGATTGAAGCGACCCCCTCAGCGGATGACAAATCTGGTTACCTCATCGACGGCGTTGATGTCTACAAT GTAAAATTGGTTGGAATGACATATGACAAATCTGAAAGGGTTACTGATGTCTCCTTTGCGATTGATGATGGCACCGGCCGTATTGGCTGCCATAGATG GATAAATGATTCTCAGGATACCAAGGAAGTGGAAGGATTAAC GGATGGAACGTATGTTCGAGTTCATGGACATTTGAAGAGTGTCAAGGGTAGAAGGCAGGTGGTGGTATATGCAATCAG GCCTGTGACCAACTATAATGAGGTAGCTACACATTTTCTTGAGTGTATACATGCCCACTGCTCCAGTCCCAGAATAAAG AATGGTGTTTCTGTCCCCTCTTCATCTTCCTTGGTTATTGGAACTCCTAAACCCAACAATCCTTCCTCGTCTACTCAA GTCTCTCACGAGTACAACTTGGATGGCCTCGGGAGCATAGATAAGATGGTTTTGGATTATCTGCAACAACCGTTATCCCT TGCACAGGAAAAGGGCATTCACCGGAACGAAATAGCACAAAAGCTTAAAGTTTCCCCAGAAAAAATTAT AGAAATTATGGAATCTCTTGAATCAGAAGGGCTGGTTTATTCTACAATTGACGAGTTTCACTACAAGTCCACAGCCGGTTAA
- the LOC140873001 gene encoding probable receptor-like serine/threonine-protein kinase At5g57670 isoform X1, with protein sequence MKYMRTASLKRLFSFKRQNFEEQSPKEYDFNAKSDQDSGLVQKPIWKCFSFEEIFAATNGFSSDNMVGRGGFAEVYKGVLQNGEAIAVKRLTKAENDAGKEKEFLTEIGTLGHVSHLNVTPLLGCCIDNGLYLIFQFSSKGSVASILHDEKLPVMDWKTRRKIAVGTARGLHYLHKNCPRRIIHRDIKASNVLLTADCEPQISDFGLAKWLPTQSSHHSVGPIEGTIGHLAPEYFMHGVVDEKTDVFAFGVLLLELISGRKPVDRYHQSLHSWAKPILNEGNAKEVVDSRLEETYDIKQLNRLAFAASLCIRSSPAWRPTMSEVLEVMLLEEEIDEEKWRIPEEDKADEEEFWGFDDLEFECDSSSSTSPHDSIFKL encoded by the exons ATGAAATACATGCGTACAGCCAGCCTAAAGAGGCTGTTTTCCTTTAAACGACAGAATTTCGAGGAGCAATCCCCCAAAGAATACGACTTTAATGCAAAATCAGACCAAGATTCGGGGCTCGTTCAAAAGCCCATCTGGAAGTGCTTCTCCTTCGAAGAAATCTTTGCTGCTACCAATGGTTTTTCCTCAG ATAATATGGTTGGGAGAGGAGGGTTTGCAGAGGTTTATAAAGGAGTTCTGCAAAATGGTGAAGCCATTGCTGTAAAAAGATTGACAAAAGCAGAAAATGATGCAGGGAAAGAGAAGGAATTCTTGACAGAAATTGGTACATTGGGCCATGTTTCTCATTTGAATGTGACACCACTTCTTGGTTGTTGTATCGATAATGGACTTTATCTCATTTTCCAATTTTCTTCAAAGGGTTCTGTTGCTTCCATTCTCCACG ATGAGAAGTTACCTGTAATGGACTGGAAAACAAGGCGCAAAATTGCTGTTGGAACTGCTAGAGGTCTGCATTACTTGCACAAGAACTGTCCCAGAAGAATAATTCATAGGGATATCAAGGCTTCGAATGTTTTACTGACTGCAGATTGTGAACCTCAA ATATCTGATTTTGGTTTAGCAAAATGGCTTCCAACACAGTCGAGTCACCATTCAGTTGGTCCTATAGAAGGAACAATTGG GCACTTGGCTCCggaatattttatgcatggtgTTGTAGACGAGAAGACAGATGTATTTGCTTTCGGGGTTCTTTTGCTCGAGCTTATTTCTGGAAGGAAACCCGTGGATAGATATCATCAAAGTTTGCACAGTTGG GCCAAACCTATACTAAATGAGGGAAATGCAAAAGAGGTGGTTGATTCAAGGCTTGAAGAAACTTATGACATAAAGCAGCTTAATCGACTCGCATTTGCAGCATCTCTTTGCATTCGATCTTCTCCTGCCTGGCGTCCTACTATGAGTGAG GTTTTGGAGGTAATGTTACTTGAAGAAGAAATCGACGAGGAAAAATGGAGAATCCCCGAGGAAGATAAAGCAGACGAAGAAGAGTTTTGGGGGTTTGATGaccttgaatttgaatgtgatAGTTCTTCCTCAACATCTCCACATGACTCAATTTTCAAGTTATAA
- the LOC140873360 gene encoding uncharacterized protein — translation MATLPNSILKTTPHLSPIKWTPILNANSNTFPCCYPSFTHSPITHSQNFLKFYVNSYRITTRGGFIQEEDDGEEEIRSFDDAVSLFNKRDYYKCHDVLEDLWNNSQEPTRTLVHGILQCAVGFHHLFNQNHKGAMMELGEGLCKLRKMNFDSGPFHQFEKEISAVLEFIYQTQLEKAACTDEFCETMDQSERSYQLLGAYAAGERLYYLELDRKWNAYIVYSPEKYRGMQVEPPMIKIPVLEASEQHIMDLEYT, via the exons ATGGCCACTCTACCAAATTCTATCTTAAAAACAACTCCTCATTTATCACCAATCAAATGGACACCAATTCTCAACGCAAACTCCAATACCTTCCCTTGTTGTTACCCGTCATTCACCCACTCCCCAATAACTCATTCCCAAaactttttgaaattttatgtaAATTCGTATCGAATCACCACTCGGGGTGGATTCATTCAAGAAGAAGACGACGGTGAGGAGGAAATACGCAGTTTCGATGATGCGGTTTCGCTATTCAACAAGAGGGATTACTACAAATGCCACGATGTTCTGGAAGACTTGTGGAACAATTCCCAAGAGCCCACGCGAACTCTTGTTCATGGCATTCTACAATGTGCAGTTGGCTTTCATCACCTCTTCAACCAG AACCACAAAGGGGCAATGATGGAGCTTGGAGAAGGGTTATGCAAGTTGCGGAAAATGAACTTTGATAGCGGACCATTTCACCAATTTGAGAAAGAGATTTCAGCAGTCTTGGAATTCATTTACCAGACTCAGTTAGAGAAGGCTGCAT GCACAGACGAATTTTGCGAAACAATGGATCAATCTGAGAGATCATACCAACTGTTGGGGGCGTATGCAGCCGGAGAGCGTCTCTACTATCTTGAACTCGACAGAAAATGGAATGCTTACATTGTTTACTCTCCTGAGAAGTATCGCGGAATGCAGGTCGAACCGCCCATGATAAAGATTCCGGTCCTTGAGGCATCTGAGCAACATATAATGGATTTGGAGTATACATAA
- the LOC140873001 gene encoding probable receptor-like serine/threonine-protein kinase At5g57670 isoform X2 translates to MKYMRTASLKRLFSFKRQNFEEQSPKEYDFNAKSDQDSGLVQKPIWKCFSFEEIFAATNGFSSDNMVGRGGFAEVYKGVLQNGEAIAVKRLTKAENDAGKEKEFLTEIGTLGHVSHLNVTPLLGCCIDNGLYLIFQFSSKGSVASILHDEKLPVMDWKTRRKIAVGTARGLHYLHKNCPRRIIHRDIKASNVLLTADCEPQISDFGLAKWLPTQSSHHSVGPIEGTIGHLAPEYFMHGVVDEKTDVFAFGVLLLELISGRKPVDRYHQSLHSQTYTK, encoded by the exons ATGAAATACATGCGTACAGCCAGCCTAAAGAGGCTGTTTTCCTTTAAACGACAGAATTTCGAGGAGCAATCCCCCAAAGAATACGACTTTAATGCAAAATCAGACCAAGATTCGGGGCTCGTTCAAAAGCCCATCTGGAAGTGCTTCTCCTTCGAAGAAATCTTTGCTGCTACCAATGGTTTTTCCTCAG ATAATATGGTTGGGAGAGGAGGGTTTGCAGAGGTTTATAAAGGAGTTCTGCAAAATGGTGAAGCCATTGCTGTAAAAAGATTGACAAAAGCAGAAAATGATGCAGGGAAAGAGAAGGAATTCTTGACAGAAATTGGTACATTGGGCCATGTTTCTCATTTGAATGTGACACCACTTCTTGGTTGTTGTATCGATAATGGACTTTATCTCATTTTCCAATTTTCTTCAAAGGGTTCTGTTGCTTCCATTCTCCACG ATGAGAAGTTACCTGTAATGGACTGGAAAACAAGGCGCAAAATTGCTGTTGGAACTGCTAGAGGTCTGCATTACTTGCACAAGAACTGTCCCAGAAGAATAATTCATAGGGATATCAAGGCTTCGAATGTTTTACTGACTGCAGATTGTGAACCTCAA ATATCTGATTTTGGTTTAGCAAAATGGCTTCCAACACAGTCGAGTCACCATTCAGTTGGTCCTATAGAAGGAACAATTGG GCACTTGGCTCCggaatattttatgcatggtgTTGTAGACGAGAAGACAGATGTATTTGCTTTCGGGGTTCTTTTGCTCGAGCTTATTTCTGGAAGGAAACCCGTGGATAGATATCATCAAAGTTTGCACA GCCAAACCTATACTAAATGA